A window of Bradyrhizobium sp. AZCC 1719 genomic DNA:
ACCGCGACTACGGACCGCATACTCGGCACGATGGTGCGGAATTCCCTTCTATCGAAGCCACGCTTCGCAAGCCACTTAACACGGCATCCGTCGGCCGCGTTCATCACTAATCTTAACTAACCTCCCAATCTCTCGCCGGATGCCGGCCGTCAGAGCGCTCAATGCGACCAAAAACGGTTCCTGTTCAATCCGCCCTGGTGGTACAGCATAATTCGCTATTTGAACTCGCAAGCCGATGTTCGGGACTGCATTGCAATGTTTGATAATATTCGAGCCGATTTTGACGCGCACGGCCGCGACGCGGGGGCCCAGGGATTTTGGGTCATGGTGATCTATCGATTTGGTCGATGGCGGTACGGCGTGCGCCCGGCATTGCTGCGCAAGCTGTGTTCGTTCATCTACAAGGTGCTTTACAAGATCATTCAAATCATTACCGGAATAGAGCTGCCCTGCGAGGCAGTCGTGGGTCGCAATTTCGTCATCGATCATTTTGGCGGCATCATAGTCAGTGGCTACGCGCGTTTCGGAGACAATTGCCGCATCCGAAACGGCGTAGTTGTCGGGCTGCGACGTGTTGAGGAGCCCGTCGCTCCTATCGTCGGCAACAACGTCGACATTGGTGCAGGAGCCAAACTGCTGGGCCCGATCAGGATCGGCGACAATTCAATTATCGGGGCCAACGCCGTCGTGATCGAGGACGTTCCTGAAAACAGCATAGCTATCGGCGTGCCCGCTGTCGTCAAGCCGCGTCGCCAGCAATCGACGGCAGCCTACAACCCGTGACGCCTGCTGAAGGGCCATACCGCTACGGCGTCGTCGCGATCGGCCGCAATGAAGGCGAGCGCCTCAAGCAATGCCTGATGTCCGCGCAGGAGGCCGATTTAATTGTTTACGTTGATTCCGGCTCGACCGACGGCTCGGTCGCTTGGGCCAGAAGCCGCAGCGTCGAAGTCGTGGAGCTCGACATGAAGACAGGCTTCACTGCCGCTCGGGCCCGCAACGCTGGTTTTGCCCGCCTGACGGAGCTGCGGCCTGATCTGGAGTATGTGCAATTTGTAGACGGTGACTGCGAACTGGCGAAGCAATGGCCCGAGCGCTCCATGGCGTTTCTGGATCAACACCCAAAGGTTTGCGCCGTATTTGGCCGACGTCGCGAGCGTCATCCGGAGCATTCGTTCTACAATGAACTTTGTGATCGCGAATGGAACGTGCCGATCGGAGAGAGCCGCTTCTTCGGCGGCGACGTAATGATGAGGACCACTGCCCTCACCAGGGCCGAAGGATATCGCGACGAACTGATCGCGGGCGAGGAGCCGGAGCTCAGCGTCCGACTTCGCGCCGCCGGCTGGCTGATCTGGCGAATTGGCGAGGAAATGACCCTGCATGACGCCGCGATTACGCGTCTCGAGCAGTGGTGGCGTCGGCATGTGCGCAGCGGATTTGCTTTCGCAAACGGAGCCCATCTCCATGGGGCGCCCCCCGAACGGCTTTGGGTCTGGGAAAGCCGGCGCGCCATGTTGTGGGGCCTCATCATTCCCTTGATGTGCATCTGCCTTGCCATAGCCTTTGGATTGCCAGGCCTTCTGGCCTTCTTGATTTATCCGCTGCAGCTCGGGCGCAGAATCTTTCACATCCCGGGAGCGTGGCGTGTTCGAATTCAGTTGGCTTTCTTTGAGCTGTTGTCGCGCTTTCCGGAAAGCATCGGCCAGCTCAAGTTCATTCGCGACAGGCTCCTGCGAGCGCCGTCCCGAATCATTGAGTACAAGTGAAATATTGAGATGAGACTGGCAGACCAACAACGGGTCCGCGCCAGAAGCCTGGTCTAGAGGGACCAGCTCACGTGAGGTACGATATGCCCAATGGCGCATTGTTTGAATATTTCGATCGCATCGAGATCATCCATTTGCCTGAACGAACTGACCGCTTGGCAGCCCTGCGATCGGAACTGGCGCGCGTCGGGCTGGATATCGATGGTCCCAAGGTCCGCATTCCGAAGGCTCCCAGATCTGAGACCACATACGGCTTTCCATCACGAGGCGTGTACGGCAATTTTTTGAGTCACCTCGATATCATCGAGCGCGCGTATCAGGATGGGCTCAATTCCGTTCTTGTTCTCGAAGACGATGCCTTGTTCAGCAACTCCTTCAATCGTCATCAGGCCTCCATGGCCGGCCATCTGCGGACGCACGATTGGGATGAGCTGTTCCTCGGTCATTCCATCACGAGCGGGCTTCCGTCATCCAAATCCGGACTTGTGAAGCTTTCCGGAGACTTTCTTTGGGCTCATTGCTATGCGGTACACCGCCGGATCATGCCGAGAATGGTGCAATACTTTCGAGAAACCATCGAACGGCCGGCGGGTCACCCTGACGGTGGGAAACTGTATATAGATGCTGCTCACACGCTGTTCCGGCGGCGCAATCCGGAAATAACCTGCCTCGTAAGCTCCCCATGCCTGAGCATTCAAAAAGGCTCGCAAAGTAGTCTAAACTCGGCGCCTTGGTATTATCGGTTCGGCCCCACCATGGCGTTGGCCGCAATGGCCAGGAATTTTCGCGACGAATGTTGGCGTCGGGGGCTAATCAGTGTCGGCCCAAAGGGCGAGGTCGCCTCCACAGTGGTGTCGGCAACGCCGTGGCCGGAAGAGAATTGAGATGTTGGCGTCGACATATTTGACGGCAGCTTGGCTATAGCAAGCATCCCTAATCTCGAGAAGCCAGGAATTCCGCCAAGCGAAGAGCAAGACTCACTATCGTGAGCGTCGGATTGCAACCACCGCCGGTGGGGAAAATCGAACTGCCAGCGATATATAGATTATCCACCCCGAAGACCTGGCAATTCTCGTTTACAACCCCGAATTCCGGCGTTGTCGCCATGCGTGTCGTACCCATATGGTGAGCGTGAGCTCCGACCTCGATGTCCAGACTTGGGTTCGTTATGAACGGCGCGAGTTGCACACGTGCAAGATCAAGCCTGGCCATCTCCTCAGCCGTCTTGATCGCAAGCAGACGTATCGTCTTCTTGTCACGCTCGTTCACGTTCCAGTTCAACTGGATCCGGCGCAATCCAAATTTGTCGGTGTCGTTGACCAAGGTAACTCGGCTGTCGGGATTGGGCGACTGCTCGATTAACGACGTGACCAAACCATCACCGGGGCAATCGAAGTCCACCACCTGCCTCATGACCTCAGCCATGCGTGGCAAGGCACAGCCAGTTTCACGCGCAAATTGCTTCAGTACACGAAGCCGTCCATAGCTTTGCGGCGACGAATTAGGGCCGAAGCTCACGATCCCGTTGCCAATGTTGTTTTGTCGCAAGAACTCGACGGTCGGAACTAGCGAAGCTTCCTTTCGCCAGAATTGCGTGTCGGTTACGATGAATCGTCCGATAGGGACGTTTAGATGCTCCATAAAACAGCGACCGACCCAGCCGCTGCCATTGCCAATCCCCTCTGGTACTTGTCGATTGGCATTGAGCAGAAGTCGGGCATTTTCGATTGCCCCGAGCGCTACAACGTA
This region includes:
- a CDS encoding GMC family oxidoreductase; translation: MIFDFNEAWSRISGRSYDVCVCGTGPAGITIARKLSAGGKTVLLLEGGGLEYSDQSQHLYDGKSIGRQYWFVESGRLRYFGGTSNHWSGRCSVFDPIDFEAREYFGMPGWPISYDQVIKGMEEAQEIVDIGGKDLSPYDDPRFASRSFRQSGFALSPPTRFAEKYDAEIRTSERIDLFYNANLTDLKLTDSLSQVRSLVVQNFNGQKLDVSAPRYVVALGAIENARLLLNANRQVPEGIGNGSGWVGRCFMEHLNVPIGRFIVTDTQFWRKEASLVPTVEFLRQNNIGNGIVSFGPNSSPQSYGRLRVLKQFARETGCALPRMAEVMRQVVDFDCPGDGLVTSLIEQSPNPDSRVTLVNDTDKFGLRRIQLNWNVNERDKKTIRLLAIKTAEEMARLDLARVQLAPFITNPSLDIEVGAHAHHMGTTRMATTPEFGVVNENCQVFGVDNLYIAGSSIFPTGGGCNPTLTIVSLALRLAEFLASRD
- a CDS encoding glycosyltransferase; amino-acid sequence: MTPAEGPYRYGVVAIGRNEGERLKQCLMSAQEADLIVYVDSGSTDGSVAWARSRSVEVVELDMKTGFTAARARNAGFARLTELRPDLEYVQFVDGDCELAKQWPERSMAFLDQHPKVCAVFGRRRERHPEHSFYNELCDREWNVPIGESRFFGGDVMMRTTALTRAEGYRDELIAGEEPELSVRLRAAGWLIWRIGEEMTLHDAAITRLEQWWRRHVRSGFAFANGAHLHGAPPERLWVWESRRAMLWGLIIPLMCICLAIAFGLPGLLAFLIYPLQLGRRIFHIPGAWRVRIQLAFFELLSRFPESIGQLKFIRDRLLRAPSRIIEYK
- a CDS encoding serine O-acetyltransferase produces the protein MFDNIRADFDAHGRDAGAQGFWVMVIYRFGRWRYGVRPALLRKLCSFIYKVLYKIIQIITGIELPCEAVVGRNFVIDHFGGIIVSGYARFGDNCRIRNGVVVGLRRVEEPVAPIVGNNVDIGAGAKLLGPIRIGDNSIIGANAVVIEDVPENSIAIGVPAVVKPRRQQSTAAYNP
- a CDS encoding glycosyltransferase family 25 protein; its protein translation is MPNGALFEYFDRIEIIHLPERTDRLAALRSELARVGLDIDGPKVRIPKAPRSETTYGFPSRGVYGNFLSHLDIIERAYQDGLNSVLVLEDDALFSNSFNRHQASMAGHLRTHDWDELFLGHSITSGLPSSKSGLVKLSGDFLWAHCYAVHRRIMPRMVQYFRETIERPAGHPDGGKLYIDAAHTLFRRRNPEITCLVSSPCLSIQKGSQSSLNSAPWYYRFGPTMALAAMARNFRDECWRRGLISVGPKGEVASTVVSATPWPEEN